From the Pomacea canaliculata isolate SZHN2017 linkage group LG14, ASM307304v1, whole genome shotgun sequence genome, one window contains:
- the LOC112554860 gene encoding uncharacterized protein LOC112554860, whose amino-acid sequence MSQFPGYYPGYQSYPGYPVYPGYPVYSQTPMMPAGSVYPSNGGFVYSSMSMTPAQPMMMYPQVPMPATVVMMPDSRVWPPKMMNIAAHEKSGDDLDNKKTVAIDEKSKTTISVTESTQTRQDLIPGASGAAVGITGAVGMNTATYNPYGPYYQYCYQYKNY is encoded by the exons ATGAGCCAGTTTCCAG GTTATTACCCAGGCTATCAAAGTTACCCAGGGTATCCAGTCTACCCTGGTTATCCAGTCTACTCTCAAACTCCAATGATGCCAGCTGGAAGCGTATATCCTTCCAATGGAGGCTTTGTCTATTCCAGCATGTCAATGACTCCAGCCCAACCCATGATGATGTATCCCCAGGTACCAATGCCTGCCACTGTTGTCATGATGCCAGATTCGCGAGTATGGCCACCAAAGATGATGAACATTGCTGCACATGAAAAGAGTGGTGATGATCTTGATAACAAAAAGACAGTTGCCATTGATGAGAAATCAAAGACAACCATCAGTGTGACTGAG aGCACTCAGACCAGACAGGACCTCATCCCAGGGGCTAGTGGTGCAGCTGTGGGGATCACAGGAGCAGTTGGGATGAACACCGCAACTTATAATCCCTATGGCCCCTACTACCAGTACTGTTACCAGTATAAGAATTATTAG